One region of Vigna angularis cultivar LongXiaoDou No.4 chromosome 10, ASM1680809v1, whole genome shotgun sequence genomic DNA includes:
- the LOC108335437 gene encoding putative pentatricopeptide repeat-containing protein At5g47460, with product MRRFVCNEARKFPLLYSANTFNHIGNIGQGNFHLVDVAAVHSECGTNAELALFEALRGVKPNSFALVNLIGLASELKCPSFGKQLHSYVSRSGYFSHIHVSTSLVKFYVRMRSFSDARALFDEISEPNVVTWNTMISGYVHAGQFRSALTFFTRLYRSHVRADAFSFTSVLFACSQLSLFKLGSSIHCKTVKLGMDDSTVVANCLIDMYGKCGPVEQAVKVFSETVEKDDISWNSIIAASANNGYIELAYRLLHLMPNPDTVSYNGLINGIAQVGNMEDAVRVLSSLPNPNSSSWNSVITGFVNRNRTWEALNMFCKMHLRNVQKDEFTFSIILSGIAGLAALKWGMLIHCCTVKCGLDVSVVVGSALIDMYSKCGQVKNAESIFHSLHNKNLVSWNAMISGYARNGDSGCVIRLFKLLKMERDIKPDGITFLNLISACSHDEIPLEVALAYFQYMIDEYKIAPSIEHCCSMIRLMGQQGELRRAESMIHEFGFESCGVVWRALLGACGTQEDLQVAEIAAAKVIELERDEDYVYVMMSNMYASFGRWEDVNLIRGLMSRKRLKKEAGFSWIEIDSSVSSL from the coding sequence ATGCGAAGGTTTGTATGCAATGAAGCACGCAAATTCCCATTACTATATAGTGCCAACACCTTCAATCATATCGGTAACATCGGACAAGGTAATTTTCATTTGGTTGATGTTGCTGCGGTGCATTCCGAATGTGGAACAAATGCTGAGTTAGCGTTATTTGAGGCTCTTCGTGGAGTTAAACCAAATTCTTTTGCACTTGTTAACCTAATTGGACTTGCCAGTGAACTGAAGTGTCCCTCGTTCGGAAAACAACTCCACAGTTACGTTTCACGTTCCGGCTATTTTTCCCACATCCATGTCTCCACCTCCCTCGTCAAATTTTACGTCAGAATGCGTTCTTTTAGTGACGCACGCGCACTGTTCGATGAAATTTCTGAACCGAATGTCGTTACTTGGAACACTATGATATCTGGGTACGTTCACGCTGGCCAGTTTCGAAGCGCTTTGACGTTTTTCACGCGCCTATACAGGTCCCACGTTCGTGCCGATGCGTTTTCGTTCACGTCTGTGTTGTTTGCTTGTTCCCAACTGAGTCTCTTCAAACTTGGAAGCTCAATTCATTGCAAGACAGTGAAACTGGGCATGGATGATAGCACTGTGGTTGCAAACTGCTTGATTGACATGTATGGGAAATGCGGGCCTGTGGAACAAGCTGTAAAGGTGTTCTCCGAAACTGTTGAGAAGGACGATATTTCTTGGAACTCAATCATAGCGGCAAGTGCTAACAACGGATACATTGAACTTGCTTACAGGCTTTTGCACCTTATGCCCAACCCTGATACCGTTTCCTATAATGGCCTCATAAATGGAATTGCTCAGGTGGGGAACATGGAAGATGCTGTTCGGGTTTTGTCAAGTCTGCCAAATCCAAATTCTTCTTCATGGAATTCTGTAATTACGGGATTTGTGAATAGGAATCGAACTTGGGAAGCTTTGAACATGTTCTGTAAAATGCACTTGAGAAATGTACAGAAAGATGAGTTCAcattttcaatcattttaaGTGGAATTGCCGGTTTGGCTGCCTTAAAGTGGGGAATGTTGATTCATTGCTGCACGGTAAAGTGCGGTTTAGATGTTTCTGTAGTTGTTGGGAGTGCCCTTATTGACATGTACTCGAAATGTGGGCAAGTTAAGAATGCTGAATCAATCTTCCATTCACTGCATAACAAGAATTTGGTGAGCTGGAATGCAATGATATCTGGCTATGCTCGCAATGGTGATTCTGGATGTGTTATCCGTCTCTTCAAGTTGCTGAAAATGGAAAGAGATATAAAACCTGATGGTATCACGTTTCTTAACCTCATATCCGCTTGTTCCCATGATGAAATACCATTAGAAGTTGCACTTGCTTACTTTCAATATATGATTGATGAATATAAGATTGCGCCATCCATTGAGCATTGTTGCTCAATGATACGGCTCATGGGGCAACAAGGTGAGCTGCGGAGAGCAGAAAGCATGATACATGAATTTGGTTTTGAGTCGTGTGGAGTGGTTTGGAGGGCTTTGCTTGGTGCTTGTGGAACTCAGGAAGATTTACAAGTAGCAGAGATTGCAGCTGCCAAGGTGATTGAATTGGAGAGGGATGAAGATTATGTTTATGTGATGATGTCTAACATGTATGCATCTTTTGGGAGATGGGAAGATGTAAATTTAATTAGGGGACTCATGAGCAGGAAAAGACTTAAGAAAGAAGCGGGTTTTAGTTGGATAGAAATAGATAGCTCAGTCTCGTCTCTGTGA
- the LOC108335477 gene encoding metalloendoproteinase 1-MMP, with translation MFLFFSYFNLFFLGVAIFLCHPCFPARIVPESVTVITSESQKTQTHNATWHDFSKFLYAERGSHVSGMSELKKYFHRFGYLALPETTPNFTDTFDSQFETAVFRYQKRLGLPVTGKLDSDTISAIMAPRCGVSDAATHGIHAARHYAYFNGKPRWTRGTPMTLTYAFSPYNMIDRVSVPEIRAVFERAFSRWASVIPVSFRETPEYDKADITIGFYLGDHGDGEPFDGVLGVLAHAFSPQNGRFHLDAAEMWSVDFEREDSRVAVDLESVATHEIGHVLGLGHSSVKEAVMYPSLSPRRKKVDLKIDDVAGVQSLYGSNPNFTFSSLLQSQNSLNAAIGLEARFFRWTTLSLALVVLFLCV, from the coding sequence ATGTTTCTGTTTTTCAGTTACTTTAACTTGTTCTTCCTCGGTGTGGCCATCTTCCTTTGTCACCCTTGTTTTCCCGCCAGGATCGTACCAGAATCCGTAACCGTAATAACCTCCGAATCCCAAAAAACACAAACGCACAACGCCACGTGGCACGATTTCTCCAAGTTCTTGTACGCCGAGCGAGGCAGCCACGTCAGCGGCATGTCGGAACTGAAAAAGTACTTCCACCGTTTCGGTTACCTCGCTCTCCCCGAAACAACGCCGAACTTCACGGACACCTTCGATTCCCAGTTCGAGACCGCCGTCTTCCGTTACCAGAAGCGCCTCGGCCTGCCAGTCACCGGAAAACTTGACTCCGATACTATATCCGCCATCATGGCGCCGAGGTGCGGCGTCTCCGACGCCGCCACGCATGGAATCCACGCAGCGCGTCACTACGCTTACTTCAACGGGAAGCCGCGGTGGACGCGTGGAACTCCGATGACTCTCACGTATGCGTTCTCGCCGTATAACATGATCGATAGGGTGAGCGTGCCGGAAATTCGAGCGGTGTTCGAGCGCGCGTTTTCGCGGTGGGCGTCGGTGATCCCGGTGAGCTTCCGGGAGACGCCGGAGTACGATAAGGCGGACATAACGATTGGGTTTTATCTCGGGGATCACGGCGATGGAGAACCGTTTGATGGAGTTTTGGGGGTTCTGGCTCACGCGTTCTCCCCTCAGAACGGGAGATTCCATTTGGATGCGGCGGAAATGTGGTCCGTGGATTTCGAGCGCGAAGATTCGAGGGTGGCCGTTGATTTGGAATCCGTGGCCACGCACGAGATAGGTCACGTGCTTGGGTTGGGTCACTCATCGGTGAAAGAAGCAGTCATGTACCCAAGCCTGAGCCCCAGGAGAAAGAAGGTTGACTTGAAGATTGATGACGTGGCAGGAGTCCAATCTCTCTATGGCTCTAACCCAAACTTCACTTTTAGTTCTTTGTTGCAGTCCCAAAATTCATTAAACGCTGCAATTGGCTTGGAAGCCCGTTTCTTCAGATGGACCACCCTTTCTCTTGCCCTGGTcgtattatttttatgtgtttga